AAAAGGTCGCGCTCGTTAGCCAAACTACTAGAAAAGTTGAGAAATTTATGCAGATCGCAAACTATCTCATGCTTCATGTAAAAGAGCTGCGCGTTTTTAACACGATCTGCAATGCGACATTTGAAAACCAAGAGGCTGCTAAAAATTTAGCAAAAAGAGCTGACGTGATGATAATAATCGGCGGTAAAAACAGCTCAAACACAAAACAACTCTACCTAATATCTAAAAATTTCTGCGAAGATAGCTATCTCATTGAAAGCGAAGAAGAGCTTGAAAGATCATGGTTTGATGGCAAAAATTTGTGTGGCATAAGTGCGGGTGCTAGCACGCCTGACTGGATCATACAAAAAGTAGTTGATAGAATCAAAAAAGTATAAAATTTATCCTAGCTAAAGCCACAATTAACTATAATAAGCCAATTTGCCTCTACTGGCATAATAAAATTTAAAGGATCAAGATGGCTGTGAACAAAAGTGTTCAATTAGGAAAAGCAAAAGACGAAGATATCGAAGATATCGATTTTGCTGCGATGTTAGAGGAGTCTTTTAAAAAGACTGAAGAAGATAGTGACGCAAAGATCGTCAGTATCAATGGTGATGAGGTTTTAATAGACGTTGGCAAGAAATCAGAAGGTATTTTAAATGTTTCTGAGATCACTGATGCAAACGGCAACCTGACACATAAAGTTGGCGATACGATCAAAGTTGTAATAACTGGATCAAGAAATGGAAGACCTATAGTGTCGCACAAAAAAGCACTTAGAAAAGAGAAAGTTAAAGCTTTCATCGAAGCTTACGATCCTGAAAATTCTGGCGAAATCGAAGTAAAAGTAGTTGGAAAAAATAAAGGTGGCTTTATAACTCAAGATGTAAATGGGGTGGAATTTTTCTTACCAAAAACTCACAGTGGCTTTAAAAATGCTGAAGGAGTAATTGGTAAGACATATAAAGTAAGAGTTGTAAAAATTGATAAAGAAGAGAATAGCATTGTTGTCTCAAGAAAGAAAATTTTAGATGATGATCGCAAAAAACGTAAAGAAGCTCTATCAAGCATAGTAGAAAATGATAGCGTTATAGAGGGTACAGTTAAGAAAATCACAACTTATGGTATGTTTGTTGATGTTGGCGGTGTAGACGGACTCGTTCACTACAGCGAGATAAGCTATAAAGGCCCAGTAAACCCTAGCTCACTATATAAAGAAGGCGATAAAGTTTTAGTTAAAGTTATCAGCTATGACAACGAAAAACGCCACTTGTCTTTATCTATCAAGGCAGCTACTCCAGATCCTTGGGAAGAGATCATAAATGATGGACTAGAGGTTGGTGATACTATCAAAGTTACAGTTAGCAATATCGAGCCTTACGGCGCATTTGTTGATCTTGGAAATGATATTGAAGGATTTTTGCATATATCTGAAATTTCATGGGACAAAAATATCAAAAATCCAAAAGATCACATCAATGAAGGTCAAGAGATTGATGTTGAGGTTATCGAGATAGATGCAAAAGGACACCGCCTAAGAGTAAGCCTTAAAAATTTACTTCCAAAGCCATTTGATGAGTTTAAAGCTAAATTTAAAGAGGGTGACGTAGTAAAAGGCGTTGTGACAACTATCACAAATTTTGGTGCATTTGTTAGAGTGGGTTGCGTTGAAGGCTTATTGCACAATGAAGATGCATCTTGGGATAGAAACGATAAATGCAAAGACATGTTTAAAGCTGGCGACGAGCTTGAAGTAAAAATCATCAAAATTGATAGCGCTGAACAAAAAGTTTCACTCAGCCTAAAAGATCTAAAACAAAGTCCAGTTCAAGCATTTGCTGATAAATTTAATGTAGGCGATATCGTAAAAGGAACAATTCGCGACATTAAAGACTTTGGCGTGTTTGTAGAGCTTGGTGATAACGTTGATGCGTTGATCCGCAAAGAAGATCTAGGTAGTGTAGATGTTAGTACACTTAAGATCGGCGATGAGATCGAAGCAGCTATCGCATTTATCGATGAGAAGAAAAATAGAATTCGCCTAAGCATACGCCGTTTAGCAAAACAAAAAGAGCGTGAAGTGTTAAATGAGATCAATGATAATGATGATAAAGTAACACTCGGCGATATTATAAAAGAACAATTACTTTAGTTTAAATGGGCAGACGCGTACTTTTATTAGTAGTTGTCCTGCTATTTGTAATATTGGGTTTGGTTGGAATTTCTCTTGTTAAATTTGCAAGTGTAAATTTCAGCCAGATATATGAAGAAAATATCACAAATGAGCAAACTTTAACCAAAAATACGACCAGCAATACCAACTGGATGAGTGAGCTAGCAACTATTAGAAAAAGAGATTATGTGCTGCCTGTAAATGAAATTTTTATAGAATACAACCGACCCAAAATAGAAAAACCAAAGATTACTGCATATGAGCTTTTGATAGATAAAAATGATATCTATTCAATGTTTTGTTTGATGCAGACTTTAAGAAAAAGCGAGGTCGATTTTACTGTTGTAAAAGATGGTGCAAAAAGCCAGATATTTTTAAATACTCAAGACTCTAAACTTCTACAAAATATCATTTTAGAACTAAGAGTTTATGATATCCACTCAAGTGTGAGAGAGGTAAAATTATGAAAACTATCATTGTTTGCGATGCGATACATTCAGTAGGTTTTGAACTTTTAAAAAAAGAGCAAGATATAAATGTAATAGACGCAGTTAATACGCCCAAAGATGAACTTTTAAAAATTTTAGGCGAGGCTGATGTTGCTATAACAAGAAGCTCAACTGAAGTAAACGAGGCCTTTTTAAACGCTGGTAAAAAACTAAAAGCTATTGTTAGAGCTGGTGTTGGTGTAGATAATGTTGATATAGAAGGGTGCTCAAGGCGTGGCATAATAGCTATGAACGTTCCAACTGCAAACACTATTGCTGCAGTTGAGCTAACAATGGCGCATATGCTAGCTTCAGCTAGATCTCTTGAATACGCTCATAATGATCTAAAGCTAGATAGAATCTGGAAGCGTGAGAAATGGTATGGGGTTGAGCTTTTTAAGAAAAAGCTTGGTGTGATCGGCTTTGGCAATATTGGCTCGAGAGTAGCTGTTCGTGCAAAAGCTTTTGGTATGGAGATCATCGCTTATGATCCATATATTGACCCATCTAAAGTTATCGACATGGGCGGTACTTATACTAAAAATTTTGATGATATTTTAGCATGTGATTTTATCACGATACATACACCAAAGACTAAAGAGACAACTGATATGATCGGCGCCAAAGAGATCGCAAAAATGAAGGATGGCGTAAGACTTATAAACTGTGCCAGAGGCGGTCTTTATAACGAAGAAGCGCTTTATGAAGGACTAAAAAGTGGCAAGATAGCATTTGCCGGTATTGATGTTTTTACAAAAGAGCCAGCAACTGATCATCCACTTCTTGATCTAAATAATGTAAGTGTCACCCCACACCTTGGAGCAAATACGCTTGAGTCACAGCGAAATATCGCAGTAGAGGCAGTCGAGCAAGCTATTTTAGCAGCTCGCGGCATAAGCTATCCAAATGCGTTAAATTTACCTATAAAAACAGAAGATCTACCGCCATTTGTTGAGCCTTATATCGATCTTACAAGCAAGATGGCATTTCTTGCTGCACAGATAAATAAAAGCGTTATCAAGGCCATTCGTATCGAGACTCACGGTCAGATTAGCGAATATGCAAATTCAATGCTAACTTTTGCAATCGTAGGTGCTTTAAAAGAGAGTCTTGGTGAAACGATAAATTATGTAAATGCTAAATTTTTATGCGATGAAAAAGGTATAGTGACCGAAACTAGTCTTGGCGGAGATAGTATTTTTAAAAATAAAATTACCGTTCGCTTAACTACCGAAAATGGCATTGTAACCGTAGGTGGAACGGTATTTGGTGAAAATCAGCAACGCATCGTAACGATAAATGGATTTAAGACCGACTTTAAGCCAAAAGGTAAGATGATCATCTTTAAAAACCATGAT
This genomic interval from Campylobacter concisus contains the following:
- the serA gene encoding phosphoglycerate dehydrogenase; translation: MMKTIIVCDAIHSVGFELLKKEQDINVIDAVNTPKDELLKILGEADVAITRSSTEVNEAFLNAGKKLKAIVRAGVGVDNVDIEGCSRRGIIAMNVPTANTIAAVELTMAHMLASARSLEYAHNDLKLDRIWKREKWYGVELFKKKLGVIGFGNIGSRVAVRAKAFGMEIIAYDPYIDPSKVIDMGGTYTKNFDDILACDFITIHTPKTKETTDMIGAKEIAKMKDGVRLINCARGGLYNEEALYEGLKSGKIAFAGIDVFTKEPATDHPLLDLNNVSVTPHLGANTLESQRNIAVEAVEQAILAARGISYPNALNLPIKTEDLPPFVEPYIDLTSKMAFLAAQINKSVIKAIRIETHGQISEYANSMLTFAIVGALKESLGETINYVNAKFLCDEKGIVTETSLGGDSIFKNKITVRLTTENGIVTVGGTVFGENQQRIVTINGFKTDFKPKGKMIIFKNHDVPGVIAQISKILADEKINIADFRLGRDDHNMALAVILVDEHIKAETLERLNALEACVWAQYAVI
- a CDS encoding 30S ribosomal protein S1 — translated: MAVNKSVQLGKAKDEDIEDIDFAAMLEESFKKTEEDSDAKIVSINGDEVLIDVGKKSEGILNVSEITDANGNLTHKVGDTIKVVITGSRNGRPIVSHKKALRKEKVKAFIEAYDPENSGEIEVKVVGKNKGGFITQDVNGVEFFLPKTHSGFKNAEGVIGKTYKVRVVKIDKEENSIVVSRKKILDDDRKKRKEALSSIVENDSVIEGTVKKITTYGMFVDVGGVDGLVHYSEISYKGPVNPSSLYKEGDKVLVKVISYDNEKRHLSLSIKAATPDPWEEIINDGLEVGDTIKVTVSNIEPYGAFVDLGNDIEGFLHISEISWDKNIKNPKDHINEGQEIDVEVIEIDAKGHRLRVSLKNLLPKPFDEFKAKFKEGDVVKGVVTTITNFGAFVRVGCVEGLLHNEDASWDRNDKCKDMFKAGDELEVKIIKIDSAEQKVSLSLKDLKQSPVQAFADKFNVGDIVKGTIRDIKDFGVFVELGDNVDALIRKEDLGSVDVSTLKIGDEIEAAIAFIDEKKNRIRLSIRRLAKQKEREVLNEINDNDDKVTLGDIIKEQLL